The Streptomyces cynarae genome contains a region encoding:
- a CDS encoding family 43 glycosylhydrolase, translating to MTDRPTQDRRLGIRRRHGRSALASIVVVLLTVLGLFTASPAQALSGDLRMHDPSVIKVGSCYYGFSTGFEHDPLNPSGSITIRKTCGGSAASGWTKVGNVWESTPSWITAKLGSTPPNIWAPDIKYFNGTYHLYYAASLWGTNYAVMGLATATNIEGPWTDQGVVTDVNYPIDPNVDWGPDGRLYISWGSWTGSGTYMHVLDQSTGKLSTTDNNLWHIAVGIENPTIILNGGYYYLFGSKGLCCSGVNSTYYTVVGRSTSITGPYLDQNGTDMASGGGTTVLTGAYPKVAAGGADAYDDGTSKFLAYHYYDGDNSGQETLDIRQVTFANGWPVIASPLGAANNHLLNRNSAKCADVWSLSTADGAAVNSGNCNSGANQQWVPTAVGSDYELVNVNSGKCLQVSGASTADGAVAVQSTCTAASNQLWTRTAVIGGYVTFTNVNSGKCLEVAGSSTANGAALDQSTCNAGANQQWMVV from the coding sequence GTGACCGACCGCCCCACCCAGGATCGCCGCCTCGGCATACGCAGACGGCACGGGCGCTCAGCCCTCGCCTCGATCGTGGTCGTACTCCTGACCGTTCTCGGTCTGTTCACCGCCTCGCCCGCCCAGGCACTCAGCGGTGACCTCCGCATGCACGACCCGAGCGTCATCAAGGTGGGCAGCTGCTACTACGGCTTCTCCACCGGCTTCGAGCACGACCCGCTCAACCCCAGCGGCTCCATCACCATCCGCAAGACCTGCGGTGGCTCCGCGGCATCCGGCTGGACCAAGGTGGGCAACGTCTGGGAGTCGACGCCGTCCTGGATCACCGCGAAGCTCGGCTCCACCCCGCCGAACATCTGGGCCCCCGACATCAAGTACTTCAACGGCACCTACCACCTGTACTACGCCGCTTCGCTCTGGGGGACGAACTACGCGGTGATGGGTCTGGCCACCGCCACGAACATCGAAGGTCCCTGGACCGACCAAGGCGTGGTCACGGACGTCAATTACCCGATCGACCCCAACGTCGACTGGGGCCCCGACGGCCGGCTCTACATCTCCTGGGGCTCCTGGACCGGCAGCGGCACCTACATGCACGTCCTGGACCAGTCCACCGGCAAGCTGTCCACCACCGACAACAACCTGTGGCACATCGCCGTCGGCATCGAGAACCCCACGATCATCCTCAACGGCGGCTACTACTACCTCTTCGGCTCCAAGGGCCTGTGCTGCAGCGGAGTCAACAGCACCTACTACACCGTGGTCGGCCGGTCCACCAGCATCACAGGACCGTACCTCGACCAGAACGGCACCGACATGGCCTCCGGCGGCGGAACCACCGTCCTGACCGGCGCCTACCCCAAGGTGGCCGCCGGTGGCGCCGACGCCTACGACGACGGCACGTCCAAGTTCCTCGCCTACCACTACTACGACGGCGACAACTCCGGTCAAGAGACCCTCGACATCCGCCAGGTGACCTTCGCGAACGGCTGGCCCGTCATCGCCAGTCCACTCGGCGCCGCGAACAACCACCTGCTCAACCGCAACAGCGCCAAGTGCGCTGACGTCTGGTCGCTGAGCACGGCCGACGGGGCAGCGGTGAACTCCGGCAACTGCAACTCCGGGGCCAACCAGCAGTGGGTGCCCACCGCCGTCGGCTCCGACTACGAGCTCGTCAACGTCAACAGCGGCAAGTGCCTGCAGGTCTCCGGTGCTTCCACCGCCGACGGAGCGGTGGCCGTCCAGTCCACGTGCACCGCGGCCTCGAACCAGCTGTGGACGCGAACGGCGGTGATCGGCGGCTACGTCACCTTCACCAACGTCAACAGCGGCAAGTGCCTGGAGGTCGCGGGATCGTCGACGGCCAACGGGGCGGCTCTGGACCAGTCGACCTGCAACGCCGGCGCCAACCAGCAGTGGATGGTTGTCTGA
- a CDS encoding carbohydrate ABC transporter permease — protein MTDTMTAPPRELLPSPRPATVRKPGHVRRLTRNLLVALLVVVEVTPLLWLVLSSFKTQSEFVNDPAWSLPSKWDLHNYADAWTTGHVAVYVRNSLLATAPSLALIIVLGTAAGFALEVMIWRGRHQVLLVFLVGIMVPSQMILLPLFRVYFQTGLSGTMWPLIITYTAVGLPLTVFMMATYFRAVPREIFEAATLDGAGMLTAFWRIGFPAVRNAVFTVALVQFFFIWNDLLISLTFTTDDDLRTIQVGLLNFTGQYGETAYGPLFAAISINVVGALVLYLLINQRIIKGLTAGAVKG, from the coding sequence ATGACCGACACGATGACGGCACCGCCGCGGGAACTCCTGCCCAGCCCACGGCCGGCCACCGTCCGAAAGCCCGGGCACGTACGGCGCCTGACACGCAACCTGCTCGTCGCACTGCTGGTGGTCGTCGAGGTGACGCCCCTGCTGTGGCTGGTGCTCAGTTCTTTCAAGACCCAGTCCGAGTTCGTGAACGACCCCGCCTGGTCGCTCCCGTCCAAGTGGGACCTGCACAACTACGCCGACGCGTGGACGACCGGACATGTCGCCGTCTACGTCCGCAACAGCCTCCTGGCCACCGCGCCCTCCCTCGCGCTCATCATCGTGCTCGGCACCGCGGCCGGCTTCGCCCTGGAGGTCATGATCTGGCGCGGCCGCCACCAGGTCCTGCTCGTCTTCCTGGTGGGAATCATGGTGCCGAGCCAGATGATCCTGCTGCCCCTGTTCCGGGTGTACTTCCAGACCGGACTGTCCGGGACGATGTGGCCGCTGATCATCACCTACACCGCGGTCGGCCTCCCGCTCACCGTCTTCATGATGGCCACCTACTTCCGGGCCGTTCCGCGCGAGATCTTCGAGGCCGCCACCCTGGACGGGGCCGGCATGCTCACCGCCTTCTGGCGCATCGGATTCCCCGCCGTCCGCAACGCCGTCTTCACGGTCGCGCTGGTGCAGTTCTTCTTCATCTGGAACGACCTGCTCATCTCGCTCACCTTCACCACCGACGACGACCTGCGCACCATCCAGGTGGGGCTGCTCAACTTCACAGGCCAGTACGGAGAGACGGCCTACGGACCCCTGTTCGCCGCGATCAGCATCAACGTCGTAGGCGCCCTGGTGCTCTACCTGCTGATCAACCAGCGCATCATCAAGGGCCTCACCGCCGGGGCGGTGAAGGGATGA
- a CDS encoding alpha-L-rhamnosidase — MTHERVLQLAAPTAEHHREPFGIGESSPRLSWKTTAPTGWTQHAYQIEATLADGTHRTDWVTSQDSVLVPWPLRPLTSREACGVRVRVRGADQVTSDWSPPLHIETGLLAPTDWTARAISPQEPHEPHGSERPAAERRPPLLRKEFTAGADIERARLYVTAHGLYEIEINGRRVGDHALAPGWTSYHHRLRYQTHDVTDHLRAGPNAIGAWLADGWYRGRLGFGGGHADLYGDRVALIAQLEIVHRDGTVTVIGTDTSWRAGQGPILSAGLLDGEAYDARQELPGWSSPGFDDGEWAPVDVVARDPATLVAPTGPPVRCTEEVTPVLVTALGADRLLVDFGQNLVGRVRITVSGPAGHTVVIRHAEVLQDGELCVRPLRDAVSTDRYILRGGGPETWEPRFTIHGFRYAEITGWRGGGFPGRDIVARVHHTDMARTGWFECSNEQVNRLHENVVWSLRGNFVDLPTDCPQRDERLGWTGDIQIFAPTAAFLYDCHGMLASWLRDVAVEQHADGTVPWYVPEIPGGPQWTPARPGAGWGDVVALTPWDLYEASGDAGLLAAQYDSARRWVDLITELADESGLWNRGYQLGDWLDPFAPPDDPGAGRTDRHLIATAYYAWSARHVAWTAGVLGREDEQRRYDQLADRVRQAFADAYLLPDGLMTSDTQTAYAVALQFDLLPDTQARTAAGRRLADLVAAGGHTIQTGFIGTPLVTPALSATNHDDTAYSLLLQQECPSWLYALKHDATTVWERWDSMLPDGTVNPGEMTSFNHYALGAVAQWLHTTVAGLAASAPGYRDIVFRPRPGGGISWASAAHESPYGRVAIRWELGETGLTVETTVPTGATARIEWPDGGVTHLPTGTTTTSRPARPASR; from the coding sequence ATGACCCACGAGCGCGTACTCCAACTGGCCGCCCCGACCGCGGAACACCACCGGGAACCGTTCGGCATCGGTGAGTCGTCGCCACGTCTCTCCTGGAAGACCACGGCACCGACCGGCTGGACACAGCACGCCTACCAGATCGAGGCCACCCTCGCCGACGGGACGCACCGCACGGACTGGGTGACATCCCAGGACTCCGTACTCGTCCCCTGGCCGCTGCGGCCACTGACATCCCGGGAGGCCTGCGGGGTCCGGGTGCGGGTCCGCGGAGCCGACCAGGTCACCAGCGACTGGAGCCCGCCGCTTCACATCGAGACGGGGCTGCTCGCACCCACGGACTGGACGGCCCGCGCGATCTCGCCGCAAGAGCCGCACGAGCCGCACGGATCGGAACGGCCGGCCGCCGAGCGGCGCCCGCCACTGCTGCGCAAGGAGTTCACCGCCGGCGCGGACATCGAGCGCGCGCGGCTGTACGTCACCGCCCACGGCCTCTACGAGATCGAGATCAACGGCAGGCGGGTGGGCGACCACGCACTCGCACCCGGATGGACCAGTTACCACCACCGGCTGCGCTACCAGACACACGACGTCACCGATCACCTGCGCGCCGGCCCCAATGCCATCGGCGCGTGGCTGGCCGACGGCTGGTACCGGGGGCGGCTGGGCTTCGGCGGCGGCCATGCCGACCTCTACGGCGACCGCGTCGCGCTCATCGCCCAACTGGAGATCGTCCACCGCGACGGAACCGTCACCGTCATCGGCACCGACACCTCCTGGCGCGCCGGCCAGGGCCCGATCCTCTCTGCGGGCCTGCTCGACGGAGAGGCCTACGACGCACGGCAGGAACTGCCCGGCTGGTCCAGCCCCGGATTCGACGACGGAGAGTGGGCCCCGGTGGATGTCGTCGCCCGGGACCCGGCGACCCTCGTCGCGCCCACCGGCCCGCCGGTGCGCTGCACCGAGGAGGTCACCCCGGTGCTGGTGACCGCTCTGGGCGCCGACCGGCTCCTGGTGGACTTCGGGCAGAACCTCGTAGGAAGGGTCCGCATCACGGTCTCCGGCCCGGCCGGCCACACGGTCGTCATCCGCCACGCCGAGGTGCTCCAGGACGGCGAATTGTGCGTACGGCCACTGCGCGACGCCGTGTCCACCGATCGGTACATCCTGCGCGGCGGCGGCCCCGAGACCTGGGAGCCCCGCTTCACCATCCATGGCTTCCGGTACGCCGAGATCACCGGCTGGCGCGGGGGTGGCTTCCCGGGCCGCGACATCGTCGCCCGCGTCCACCACACCGACATGGCGAGGACCGGCTGGTTCGAGTGCTCCAACGAGCAGGTGAACCGCCTGCACGAGAACGTGGTCTGGAGCCTGCGCGGCAACTTCGTCGACCTTCCCACCGATTGCCCCCAGCGTGACGAACGGCTCGGCTGGACCGGAGACATCCAGATCTTCGCGCCCACCGCCGCCTTCCTGTACGACTGCCACGGCATGCTCGCGTCCTGGCTGCGCGACGTCGCCGTCGAACAGCACGCCGACGGGACCGTCCCCTGGTACGTCCCCGAGATCCCCGGCGGCCCGCAGTGGACCCCGGCCAGACCGGGCGCCGGCTGGGGCGACGTCGTGGCACTGACCCCGTGGGATCTGTACGAGGCCTCGGGCGACGCCGGTCTCCTGGCCGCCCAGTACGACAGCGCAAGGCGATGGGTCGACCTCATCACCGAACTCGCCGACGAGTCGGGCCTGTGGAACCGCGGCTACCAACTCGGCGACTGGCTCGACCCGTTCGCACCCCCGGACGACCCCGGAGCCGGACGCACCGACCGGCACCTCATCGCCACGGCGTACTACGCCTGGTCCGCTCGGCATGTGGCGTGGACCGCCGGCGTTCTGGGGCGCGAGGACGAACAGCGCCGCTACGACCAACTCGCAGACCGAGTACGGCAGGCGTTCGCCGACGCGTACCTGCTGCCCGACGGCTTGATGACCAGCGACACACAGACCGCCTACGCCGTCGCCCTCCAGTTCGACCTGCTCCCTGACACGCAGGCCCGGACCGCCGCCGGACGACGGCTGGCCGACCTGGTCGCCGCAGGCGGGCACACCATCCAGACAGGCTTCATCGGCACCCCTCTGGTGACACCGGCTCTGAGCGCCACCAACCACGACGACACCGCATACTCCCTGCTCCTCCAGCAGGAGTGCCCGTCGTGGCTGTACGCCCTCAAGCATGACGCCACCACCGTCTGGGAGCGCTGGGACAGCATGCTGCCCGACGGCACCGTCAACCCGGGCGAGATGACCTCGTTCAACCACTACGCCCTCGGCGCCGTCGCCCAGTGGCTGCACACCACGGTCGCCGGACTCGCTGCGAGTGCGCCCGGCTACCGCGACATCGTCTTCCGCCCACGACCGGGCGGCGGTATCAGCTGGGCGAGCGCCGCCCACGAGTCGCCGTACGGGCGCGTGGCGATCCGCTGGGAACTCGGCGAAACAGGTCTCACCGTGGAAACGACCGTGCCCACCGGAGCGACAGCACGGATCGAGTGGCCCGACGGAGGCGTGACGCACCTGCCGACCGGGACGACCACCACCTCACGCCCAGCCCGCCCGGCCAGCAGGTGA